The proteins below come from a single Miscanthus floridulus cultivar M001 chromosome 1, ASM1932011v1, whole genome shotgun sequence genomic window:
- the LOC136538611 gene encoding uncharacterized protein gives MSNIILDHWKMYFDGSLKLGGAGADVLFISPDGKQLNYVLQILWQATNNEAEYEALIHRLRVAITLGIKRLLVYGDSAVVVNQVNKDWDCTKENMDAYCAKIRKLEKHFQGLEILHVLRDSNIAADVLAKLILDRVKVPPGVFIEELSAPSIKQPGEITPELPAKGTQILVIATSWTQVFIDYIKENKLSADKAEATRVVRRSKNYVLVADKLYRRAASSGVLLNYVSFEKGKKILDEIHLGCCENHAASRTLVGKAFRTGFYWRTALKDAEELVRKCKGCQMFARQAHVPAHNLICIPHAWPFFCWGLDQVGPLKKAKGGFEYIFVAIDKFTKWIEYKPLAKYSAAKAVEFIQDIMHRFGMPNRIFTDLGSPFTATEFQSWAQDCGFDIDYASVAHAEANGQVERANGLILAGLKPRLYEELVDYGSKWIEELPKVVWGLRTQISRATRYSPFFLVYGSEAILPADLIWTSPRIEQYDEGEAEHTQRLELDSIEEVRVNATLQSARYLQGLRRHYNKNTQPQSLQIEDLVLRRIQKTDGRHKLLSPWEGPFIITKVTGLGTYKLITEDEKEVNNTWHISQLRRFYA, from the coding sequence atgtcaaatatcatccttgaccattggaagatgtactttgatggatcactcaagctaggcggagccggtgcagacgttctcttcatctctccagacggaaagcaactcaactatgtccttcagatattatggcaagcaacaaacaatgaagcagaatacgaagccctcatccacaggctccgagtggcaattacccttggaatcaagcgattactcgtatatggcgattcagcggtagtcgtcaaccaagtcaacaaagattgggactgcaccaaagaaaacatggacgcttactgtgctaaaatacgaaaactcgaaaaacattttcaaggattggaaattctacatgtcctgcgcgattctaatattgcggcagacgtcctcgccaagctcataTTGGACAGGGTGAAGGTACCACCTGGCGTAtttatagaggagttatcagctccctctatcaaacaacccggtgagataacccctgaactcccagctaaaggcacccagattttggtaatcgccacctcatggacccaggtttttatcgattacatcaaagagaataagttgtcagcagataaagcggaggctacccgagttgttcgcagaagcaagaactacgtcctagtagcggacaagctatacagaagagccgcatcatcaggagtactcctaaattATGTCTCGTTTGAAAAAGGCAAAAagatcttagacgaaatacacttaggttgctgtgaaaatcatgccgcttcaagaacactagtcggcaaagcattccgcaccggattctactggcgaaccgctttgaaagacgcagaagaacttgtcagaaaatgtaaaggttgtcaaatgttcgcaagacaagctcatgtaccagctcacaatctcatctgcatcccacacGCTTGGCCTTTCttctgctgggggctggatcaagtaggacctcttaagaaagcaaagggcggttttgagtacatctttgtagcaattgacaagttcaccaagtggattgaatacaaaccactcgcaaaatacagcgcagccaaagcagtcgagttcatccaagacattatgcaccgtttcggcatgcctaatcgaatcttcacggatttgggttctccctttacagctacagaattccaaagttgggcacaggattgcggcttcgacatagattatgcatcagtcgcacatgcagaagccaacggacaggtagaaagggctaatggactcatactagccggattaaaaccaagattgtatgaagaactagtggactatggatccaaatggattgaagaattacccaaagtagtatgggggctacgaactcaaataagcagagccaccagatattcacctttcttcctagtttatggatcagaagccatactacctgccgacttgatctggacatcaccaaggatagaacaatatgacgaaggagaagcagaacacacccaaagattagaactcgacagtatagaagaagtcagagtaaacgctacccttcaatcagccagatacctccaaggtttaagacgccactacaacaagaatacccagcctcaaTCACTCCAAATCGAAGACCTAGtattaagaaggatacaaaaaactgatggacgccataaactactcagtccatgggaaggtccttttattatcacaaaagtcaccggactaggcacgtacaagttgataactgaagatgaaaaagaagtcaacaatacatggcacatcagccaactaagaagattctacgcatga